The Pseudomonadota bacterium genome includes a region encoding these proteins:
- the mog gene encoding molybdopterin adenylyltransferase: MSEQQATKARIGVVTVSDRASRGEYEDLGGPAIHATFEEYLTSPWEAVARVIPDEQAVIEQTLRALIDDEGCDLVVTTGGTGPALRDVTPEATDAVVEKPMPGFGELMRQVSLQYVPTAILSRQTAGIRGKALIVNLPGKPSAIRQCLDAVFPAIPYCLDLTGAARLDADAEVISVFRPKKK; this comes from the coding sequence ATGAGCGAGCAGCAGGCGACCAAGGCACGAATCGGCGTCGTCACCGTGTCCGACCGCGCCAGCCGCGGCGAGTACGAGGATCTCGGCGGTCCCGCGATCCATGCGACCTTCGAGGAGTACCTAACCAGTCCCTGGGAGGCCGTGGCGCGCGTGATCCCGGACGAGCAGGCAGTGATCGAGCAGACACTTAGGGCACTCATTGACGATGAAGGCTGCGACCTTGTCGTCACCACGGGGGGAACGGGCCCCGCACTTCGCGATGTCACGCCCGAGGCCACCGATGCTGTCGTCGAGAAGCCGATGCCGGGCTTTGGCGAACTCATGCGCCAGGTGAGCCTCCAGTATGTGCCCACGGCAATCCTGTCGCGGCAGACGGCTGGTATTCGAGGTAAGGCGCTGATCGTGAACTTGCCTGGCAAGCCGAGTGCCATCCGCCAGTGCCTCGATGCGGTGTTCCCGGCGATCCCCTATTGCCTAGACCTCACCGGGGCTGCCCGCTTAGACGCCGATGCCGAGGTGATCTCCGTCTTCCGCCCTAAGAAGAAGTGA
- a CDS encoding molybdopterin molybdotransferase MoeA — protein sequence MLTFAESQERLAALDAGTRALRTQKIPLADALGRVLSADVAIDQDQPGFDRATMDGFAVVPDGGSTYRIVGTLLAGQMFDSELTPGSGVRIMTGAPAPADTTVVPIESAEGFTEGDAKVELSEPPPPRKHIAWRGEDARQGDVLVARGTRLAPAHLSVAAMAGANAVEVFQRPRIGVVTTGDEVGGAGAAGIRDSNGPLLDGIMAAIGASVERRHARDDSDALEAALRSAAEATDVVVTTGGVSMGTHDLVPQTLSALGFETVFHRVQVQPGKPVLVAQRTDGSLFVGLPGNPVSVLATAHLFLLPAIGSLLGGWRPTSLELPMSEDWVHRGKRHLFLPARIEDRGVRPMRWNGSGDLIAAAAADGLVEFPVGATLRAGDPVRFMPYLGHALQERAILPERSR from the coding sequence ATGCTTACCTTCGCCGAATCTCAGGAGCGCCTCGCGGCGCTCGACGCGGGCACGCGCGCCTTGCGCACGCAGAAGATCCCGCTGGCGGATGCCCTAGGGCGTGTGCTCAGCGCGGATGTCGCCATCGACCAAGATCAGCCCGGTTTTGACCGAGCCACCATGGACGGCTTCGCCGTGGTGCCCGACGGTGGATCGACCTACCGCATCGTCGGGACCTTGCTCGCCGGGCAGATGTTCGACAGCGAACTCACGCCCGGCAGCGGGGTGCGTATTATGACGGGTGCGCCTGCGCCCGCGGACACGACGGTCGTACCGATCGAGAGCGCTGAGGGTTTTACCGAAGGCGATGCAAAGGTCGAGCTGAGCGAGCCACCGCCGCCGCGTAAGCACATCGCCTGGCGCGGCGAGGACGCGCGTCAGGGAGACGTACTGGTTGCCCGTGGCACGCGACTCGCGCCCGCGCATCTGAGCGTCGCCGCAATGGCTGGGGCCAATGCCGTCGAGGTGTTCCAACGCCCACGAATCGGCGTGGTGACCACCGGCGACGAGGTCGGCGGCGCGGGCGCCGCCGGCATCCGCGACAGCAATGGCCCGCTGCTCGACGGGATCATGGCCGCGATCGGAGCGAGCGTCGAGCGCCGCCACGCGCGCGACGACAGCGATGCGCTAGAGGCGGCGCTCCGCAGCGCGGCCGAGGCCACCGACGTGGTGGTCACCACCGGTGGGGTGAGTATGGGGACCCACGATCTTGTCCCGCAGACCTTGAGTGCACTCGGCTTCGAGACCGTCTTCCACCGCGTTCAGGTGCAACCGGGTAAGCCCGTGCTGGTTGCCCAACGCACGGACGGCTCGCTCTTCGTGGGCCTGCCCGGAAACCCTGTGAGCGTTCTCGCCACGGCGCATCTGTTCCTACTGCCGGCGATCGGTAGCCTGCTCGGCGGCTGGCGCCCCACCTCGCTCGAACTGCCCATGAGCGAGGATTGGGTGCATCGTGGCAAACGGCACCTGTTTCTGCCCGCACGCATCGAAGACCGAGGGGTCAGGCCAATGCGGTGGAACGGGAGCGGAGACCTGATCGCCGCGGCGGCTGCCGACGGTCTCGTCGAGTTTCCTGTCGGCGCCACTCTGCGCGCTGGCGACCCGGTGCGCTTCATGCCGTACCTCGGTCATGCGCTGCAGGAGCGCGCGATCCTACCGGAGCGTTCACGATGA
- a CDS encoding agmatine deiminase family protein has protein sequence MKHTRLARRRLARRAAGCCATALALISALAVPMLPAHAAGFLPDESAPHEATWLQWPHHYQYGRVYRNRIESTWIEMTAALVTSERVRIIAYDQREKRRILRRLREAGIPLSQIDFLIAKTNDTWVRDNGPLFVFNDTDDQLQATDWGFNGWGLDAPFRLDDVVPITVASSLGIPRVDLSEVVLEGGAIEVDGRGTLMATRSSILEPDRNPTLTQTDVEAALSEAFGIRNFIWLDGQAGGQVDITDTHIDGLARFADPHTIVTMKAADLVYYGLTAEDAVRLLAATDAEGEPYRIVQLPLSANDVITEWGYDLGFKGSYVNFYTANSVVLMPTYGDPNDAVARDILQSAYPNREVIGVDVRNLYLYGGMVHCVTQQQPVVE, from the coding sequence ATGAAACACACCCGCTTAGCACGCCGCAGGCTTGCCCGGCGCGCCGCCGGTTGCTGCGCCACCGCCCTTGCGCTGATTAGCGCGCTCGCCGTGCCGATGCTGCCCGCCCATGCCGCCGGCTTTCTCCCCGACGAGAGCGCGCCGCACGAAGCCACCTGGTTGCAGTGGCCCCACCACTACCAGTACGGCCGCGTGTATCGAAACCGGATCGAATCGACCTGGATCGAGATGACAGCGGCCCTGGTCACCAGCGAGCGGGTGAGAATTATCGCCTACGACCAGCGCGAGAAGCGTCGAATCCTGCGGCGCTTGCGCGAGGCGGGTATCCCGCTCTCCCAGATCGATTTTCTGATCGCAAAGACCAACGACACCTGGGTGCGGGACAACGGCCCCCTCTTCGTGTTTAACGATACCGATGACCAGCTGCAAGCCACCGACTGGGGCTTCAACGGTTGGGGCCTGGACGCGCCCTTCCGCCTAGACGACGTGGTGCCCATTACCGTGGCGTCCTCGCTGGGGATTCCTCGGGTCGATCTCTCCGAAGTCGTGCTCGAAGGCGGCGCAATTGAAGTGGACGGGCGCGGCACGCTGATGGCCACGCGCAGCTCCATCCTCGAACCCGATCGCAACCCAACCTTGACCCAGACCGATGTGGAAGCCGCACTGAGCGAGGCCTTCGGCATCCGTAACTTCATCTGGCTGGATGGACAAGCGGGCGGGCAAGTGGACATTACGGACACGCACATCGACGGCCTAGCCCGCTTCGCCGATCCTCACACGATCGTCACAATGAAAGCCGCAGATCTCGTGTACTACGGACTCACCGCCGAAGACGCCGTGCGCCTGTTGGCAGCAACGGACGCTGAGGGCGAGCCTTATCGCATCGTGCAGCTACCGCTGAGCGCGAATGACGTCATCACCGAGTGGGGCTACGACCTCGGCTTCAAGGGCTCGTACGTCAACTTCTACACCGCCAACTCGGTGGTGCTCATGCCAACCTACGGCGACCCGAACGACGCCGTGGCCCGCGACATCTTGCAGTCCGCCTACCCGAATCGTGAGGTCATCGGCGTAGACGTTCGGAACTTGTATCTGTACGGCGGCATGGTCCACTGCGTCACGCAGCAGCAGCCGGTGGTGGAGTAG
- a CDS encoding dihydroorotase — protein sequence MSKHLRHPGPFLIRRVRLIDTLEGVDDKVDLVVDREGVRIADGPVDGAQVLEGDGLWALPGLVDLQVHFRQPGFEYKETIAAGSRAAFAGGVTSVIVMPNTNPALDTPDRVRFESEESERVGGARVLVAAAVTRGLNGEDLTDHGALAKAGAVAVTDDGLPVMDDGVMEHSLRACATHDLLFMQHAEDLSLTHHAPMTESEVSRAIGVKGQPADAEGVMVERDVALAERTGARYHVLHTTTARSLVAIRAAKAKGLPVSCEVSPHHILLTYEACRGADPNTKMNPPLRSEDDRRALIEALVDGTANAVATDHAPHSDEEKAKGFTEAPFGVVGLETALAAVLSFVHDGTLSERRAVELLTSGPAQVLRRRDIGTVLGERANADLCLVDPHREWTVSRESLHGKSKNSAFLGRTFRGKVVGTFFGGELRFDDR from the coding sequence GTGTCCAAACACCTCCGCCACCCCGGGCCGTTTTTGATCCGTAGGGTGCGTTTGATCGACACCCTAGAAGGCGTAGATGACAAGGTTGATCTCGTCGTCGACAGGGAAGGCGTGAGGATCGCTGATGGACCCGTCGACGGAGCTCAAGTCTTGGAGGGAGACGGACTTTGGGCGCTCCCTGGCCTGGTGGACCTGCAGGTGCACTTTCGCCAGCCCGGGTTCGAGTACAAGGAGACGATCGCCGCGGGCAGTCGCGCTGCGTTTGCAGGTGGAGTGACCTCGGTGATCGTCATGCCTAACACCAACCCCGCGTTGGATACGCCAGATCGCGTACGCTTCGAGAGCGAGGAGAGTGAGCGCGTTGGAGGCGCGCGGGTGTTGGTAGCTGCCGCGGTGACGCGAGGCCTCAACGGGGAAGATCTGACGGATCACGGTGCACTGGCGAAGGCGGGCGCCGTGGCGGTGACCGACGATGGCTTGCCGGTGATGGACGATGGGGTGATGGAGCACTCACTGCGTGCTTGTGCGACTCACGATCTGCTCTTCATGCAGCACGCCGAGGATCTTTCCCTGACGCATCATGCGCCGATGACGGAGTCGGAGGTATCGCGGGCGATCGGCGTCAAGGGCCAGCCAGCTGATGCGGAAGGCGTGATGGTCGAGCGGGATGTGGCACTAGCGGAGCGCACGGGCGCTCGCTACCACGTGTTGCACACCACCACCGCGCGCAGCCTGGTGGCGATTCGCGCCGCCAAGGCCAAGGGCTTGCCGGTGAGCTGCGAGGTCTCGCCACACCACATCTTGCTCACCTACGAGGCGTGCCGCGGCGCGGATCCCAACACGAAGATGAACCCGCCGCTGCGCTCGGAGGATGACCGGCGGGCGCTCATCGAAGCACTCGTCGATGGGACGGCCAATGCGGTCGCCACGGACCACGCACCCCACAGCGATGAAGAGAAAGCTAAGGGCTTCACGGAGGCGCCCTTCGGTGTGGTCGGCTTAGAGACGGCGTTGGCCGCCGTGCTGAGCTTCGTTCACGACGGTACGCTGAGCGAACGCAGGGCGGTTGAGCTGTTGACATCCGGCCCGGCTCAGGTGCTTCGCCGGCGCGATATCGGCACCGTGCTCGGTGAGCGTGCTAATGCAGACCTTTGCTTGGTCGATCCCCATCGCGAGTGGACGGTCAGCCGCGAGTCCTTGCACGGCAAATCGAAGAATTCCGCATTTCTAGGCCGCACCTTCCGGGGTAAGGTGGTGGGCACGTTCTTTGGTGGCGAGCTGCGCTTCGACGACAGGTAG
- a CDS encoding right-handed parallel beta-helix repeat-containing protein → MLDHGIYIDDNSRAIDVIGNTIVRGGYSGIKLHNALTINVRDNLVVDTRRAALDFVYDEEADPVTNKGLSIEGNTFLSAGAEASITIFSLDPLFDVSKLGQLARNAYCSPYGPAVVLQDVDGFDFDLSVLELGDWVSFSGLDTTSTICDVRLPTFIETGPGNERLANGSFDRDVEGWTPSPEPHAQTYWSDDSNGQLNLRWLGSDALDFVFLIADVGPLEIGEAFRVDWRGQSLSGIQAYAAPELWDAETAAPMTEQPHRFLPVPSTTQTAYLRAEKMSSAAWLVFSSYSTELPIALEDVSVVRASGRFRTQAERLETLINETDEPALLTVSFDSVDAEGESYLTGQTVEVAARTALVLFPLDPAP, encoded by the coding sequence GTGCTCGACCATGGGATCTACATCGACGATAACTCGCGCGCGATCGATGTCATCGGCAATACCATCGTTCGAGGAGGATACTCGGGAATCAAGCTGCACAACGCGCTGACAATCAACGTGCGTGATAATCTCGTGGTCGACACGCGTAGGGCGGCGCTGGACTTCGTCTACGACGAGGAAGCCGACCCCGTGACCAACAAGGGCCTGAGTATCGAGGGCAACACCTTCCTGAGTGCTGGCGCGGAAGCGAGTATCACCATCTTCTCCCTCGACCCGCTGTTCGACGTGAGCAAGCTCGGGCAACTCGCGCGTAACGCGTACTGCAGCCCGTACGGTCCAGCCGTGGTGTTGCAGGATGTTGATGGCTTCGACTTCGATCTGAGTGTGCTGGAGCTTGGGGACTGGGTATCGTTCAGTGGACTCGACACCACCAGTACTATCTGCGATGTTCGGTTGCCTACCTTCATCGAGACCGGTCCAGGGAATGAGCGCTTGGCCAACGGCAGCTTCGATAGAGACGTCGAGGGCTGGACGCCGTCGCCGGAACCGCACGCCCAAACGTACTGGTCCGACGACAGCAATGGCCAGCTGAACTTGCGCTGGCTCGGCAGTGATGCGCTCGACTTTGTGTTTCTGATAGCAGACGTCGGCCCGCTTGAAATCGGCGAGGCTTTTCGCGTGGATTGGCGGGGTCAATCGCTAAGCGGCATACAAGCTTACGCCGCCCCTGAGCTGTGGGACGCGGAGACGGCAGCGCCGATGACCGAGCAGCCACATCGCTTCTTGCCGGTGCCGTCGACCACGCAAACTGCCTACCTACGAGCGGAGAAGATGTCCAGTGCTGCCTGGCTTGTCTTCAGCAGTTACTCCACGGAGTTGCCAATCGCGCTAGAGGACGTGTCGGTGGTACGGGCTAGCGGGCGGTTCCGTACGCAGGCGGAACGCTTAGAGACCCTAATCAATGAGACCGATGAACCGGCTCTACTAACGGTAAGCTTCGATAGTGTGGACGCCGAGGGTGAGTCCTATCTCACGGGCCAGACGGTGGAGGTGGCTGCTCGCACGGCGTTGGTGCTGTTTCCTTTGGATCCGGCGCCATGA
- a CDS encoding integrin alpha, whose translation MNWIDSFGGQGQRSLLAVLVLLFACTFAYAESFPAEIDLQSLRPQNGGDGSVGFFIRGIALDDDTGNAVDIIGDFNGDGIDDMLIGAVEVDVGAAEDAGGAYLLFGRPGGFPPEVFLSDLLPPTGDGSEGVVLLGAAGDDEAGVSVRAAGDVNGDGLMDVLVGAPNASSPNRFEAGVAYLVFGAMESPPILRFADLSPPRGDGSRGVVLRGVETDSRAGDWVSGVGDVNGDGVGDLIVGASQDDRVDNQAGASYLVLGRSTPFPPTFDLASLLPAAGGDGREGLVVLGVNALDRAGIVSGGFDVNQDGLSDFAVGAGGSDGGGAPDAGAGSIYLVYGSDTGFSALISARRLLPQFGGDGSVGAVFEGINSDDNLATSAAAGDLNGDGLEDLVMVSGGAELGAGEAYVVLGRQVPLGPLFELQDLLPANGTLIKGEFELEVGGIPDGGSDLNGDGLDDIVLPGRSDAAYLVFGRPSYPVNFRIGSFLASEGGDGSRGVVLRGANGSDDAVAIATGGDVNGDGVDDVLIGARDFDSDRGGAYVLYGMRTSRSVPGPFGKRRRRVRAD comes from the coding sequence ATGAATTGGATCGATAGCTTCGGCGGACAAGGTCAGCGCTCGCTCTTGGCGGTGCTCGTGCTGCTCTTCGCCTGTACCTTCGCGTATGCCGAGAGCTTCCCAGCTGAGATCGACCTGCAGTCCCTGCGCCCGCAGAACGGCGGTGATGGCAGCGTCGGCTTTTTCATCCGCGGGATTGCCCTAGACGACGACACTGGCAACGCCGTGGACATCATCGGCGACTTCAATGGAGACGGCATCGATGACATGCTCATCGGCGCCGTGGAGGTGGATGTCGGTGCGGCCGAGGACGCCGGTGGGGCGTACCTTTTGTTCGGTCGCCCTGGGGGATTCCCGCCCGAGGTGTTTCTGTCCGATCTGTTGCCGCCCACCGGCGATGGCAGCGAGGGTGTGGTGCTGCTCGGCGCCGCAGGGGACGACGAGGCGGGCGTTAGCGTCCGCGCAGCGGGTGATGTGAATGGTGACGGGCTCATGGATGTCCTGGTTGGCGCACCCAACGCGTCCTCGCCGAACCGCTTCGAAGCCGGCGTTGCGTACCTCGTTTTCGGGGCTATGGAGAGTCCTCCAATCCTGCGCTTCGCCGACCTGTCACCCCCGAGAGGTGACGGCTCGCGTGGCGTCGTGCTGCGCGGCGTGGAGACAGACAGTCGAGCGGGCGACTGGGTGTCAGGTGTCGGTGACGTAAACGGCGACGGCGTGGGGGATCTGATCGTCGGCGCCAGCCAGGACGACAGAGTCGACAACCAGGCCGGCGCGTCCTACCTGGTGCTGGGCCGATCGACGCCCTTTCCGCCCACCTTTGATCTTGCTTCCCTATTGCCCGCGGCGGGTGGCGATGGCCGCGAGGGTTTGGTCGTACTAGGCGTCAACGCCCTGGACCGGGCGGGTATCGTCAGCGGGGGCTTCGATGTGAACCAGGACGGGCTCTCGGACTTCGCCGTGGGTGCTGGCGGCAGCGACGGTGGCGGTGCGCCCGACGCGGGGGCGGGCAGCATCTACCTCGTCTACGGTTCCGATACGGGCTTCTCGGCGCTCATCAGCGCGCGTCGACTGTTACCGCAGTTCGGTGGGGACGGCAGCGTGGGCGCGGTGTTTGAGGGAATCAACAGCGACGATAACCTCGCCACCAGCGCAGCGGCAGGTGATCTGAACGGGGACGGGCTCGAGGATCTTGTGATGGTGTCCGGTGGTGCTGAGTTAGGGGCTGGGGAAGCGTACGTCGTGCTCGGCCGACAGGTGCCGCTTGGTCCCCTGTTTGAACTACAGGATCTGTTGCCTGCGAACGGCACCCTAATCAAGGGCGAGTTCGAGCTGGAGGTGGGCGGTATCCCTGATGGTGGGAGTGACCTCAACGGCGATGGCCTGGACGACATCGTGTTGCCTGGGCGCAGCGACGCCGCGTACCTTGTGTTCGGTCGTCCGTCCTACCCCGTGAACTTCCGCATCGGCAGCTTCCTCGCTAGCGAGGGAGGGGATGGCAGCCGGGGCGTTGTATTGCGTGGTGCGAACGGTAGCGACGATGCGGTCGCGATTGCCACCGGCGGCGACGTCAATGGCGATGGTGTAGACGATGTGCTCATCGGCGCACGTGACTTTGACAGCGATCGCGGTGGGGCGTACGTGCTGTACGGCATGAGAACCAGCCGATCAGTACCTGGGCCCTTTGGAAAACGGCGTCGCCGTGTTCGCGCAGACTGA
- a CDS encoding zinc-dependent alcohol dehydrogenase family protein, producing the protein MKAMILRTYGANSVFEAADLPDPEVKAGHVAIRVAATSVNTVDTMIRNMGADLPLSPALPAVLGMDFAGVVEEVGEGVSRFAIGDEVYGCAGGLLELQGALAEYIVADARLVAHKPQTLSMREAAALPLVGITAHEGLTRAGVTEGQRVLIQGGTGGVGHVAVQLAKHFGASVSATVRGDTQLALMTEFGARPIDFTTEKTADYVARHTDGVGFDVVFDTVGGKNMGHSFEAAKLSGQVSSTVALVELDLSTAHFKGLSLHVVFMLIPMIHGVQREVHGAVLETLARIADAGKLKPVLDARQFSLDRVGEAHARLTSGQAMGKVVVEV; encoded by the coding sequence ATGAAAGCGATGATACTGAGGACCTATGGCGCCAACTCGGTGTTCGAGGCCGCGGACCTTCCCGATCCCGAGGTGAAAGCAGGTCACGTCGCGATCAGAGTAGCAGCCACCAGCGTCAACACCGTCGATACGATGATCCGGAACATGGGCGCTGATCTGCCACTTTCGCCGGCATTGCCTGCCGTGCTTGGCATGGACTTCGCTGGCGTCGTCGAGGAAGTGGGTGAGGGGGTCTCTCGGTTCGCCATTGGCGATGAGGTCTACGGCTGCGCCGGTGGCCTGTTGGAACTGCAAGGTGCTTTGGCAGAGTACATCGTCGCGGATGCACGCCTCGTGGCGCACAAACCCCAAACCCTGTCGATGCGAGAGGCAGCCGCGCTGCCACTGGTCGGCATCACAGCCCATGAAGGGCTGACCCGCGCTGGCGTCACTGAAGGCCAACGGGTGCTGATCCAGGGCGGCACCGGTGGCGTAGGACACGTGGCTGTGCAGCTAGCGAAGCACTTCGGCGCCAGCGTGTCCGCCACCGTCAGGGGCGATACGCAACTGGCACTAATGACCGAATTCGGCGCGCGTCCGATTGATTTTACGACCGAGAAGACAGCGGACTACGTCGCCCGGCACACCGATGGCGTTGGTTTTGATGTCGTGTTCGACACGGTGGGTGGCAAGAACATGGGTCACTCGTTCGAGGCCGCAAAGCTAAGCGGTCAGGTGTCATCGACGGTCGCGCTCGTAGAGCTAGACCTCTCAACCGCTCACTTCAAGGGATTATCGCTGCATGTCGTATTCATGCTGATTCCCATGATCCACGGTGTGCAGCGTGAGGTACACGGTGCTGTGCTGGAGACGCTCGCGCGCATCGCAGATGCTGGGAAGCTAAAGCCAGTGCTGGACGCGCGACAATTCTCGCTTGATCGGGTGGGCGAGGCCCATGCACGCCTTACGAGTGGACAGGCCATGGGTAAGGTGGTGGTCGAGGTGTAG
- a CDS encoding APC family permease, which yields MLGEGDKTRKQLQRSLGALDFFVLSFGTMVGVGWITLLGPMLEIAGPVGVSVAFFLGGLLVLLVAACYTEVASIYPVAGGEVAYGYEMFGTSIAFVNGWLLALGLISVVSFEMISVGWILTGLVPAIDGPVLYRIAGEKVTVGSVAAGLALLGTITVFNARGARAAASLQRTTTFALIAIAALFIAICIVVGDRENLVPLFAEDRNGGRIIPAIAAVFILTPFWYSGFDAIPQAFGERNVSVSVRTVAWTMIASILAAILFYSLIFLAPAMVAPREALTAHDLPAASAFALALDRPIAGKLILIAGLCGLISTWNAIHFAAARVIFALGRARLIPSSLGRVREGFHAPTNAVVFVSLVGGVGGLLGKGVILPVVNTGALALSIVYAIVCFGLVKLRMSSEPCAAKFRLPGGLIIPVCAVVASSGVAGYSLYSAGRGAAGALPLEWVFMVVWAMLGLAFWRFARPLREGVSERERRQLILSESEGNH from the coding sequence GTGCTTGGCGAAGGTGACAAGACCAGAAAGCAACTCCAGAGATCTCTGGGCGCTCTGGATTTCTTCGTTCTCTCCTTCGGCACGATGGTCGGGGTTGGGTGGATTACGCTGCTTGGCCCGATGTTGGAGATAGCGGGCCCAGTCGGCGTGTCGGTCGCATTCTTTCTGGGTGGATTGCTGGTCTTACTCGTGGCCGCCTGTTACACGGAAGTCGCTTCAATCTACCCTGTCGCTGGGGGTGAGGTCGCTTACGGCTACGAGATGTTTGGCACGTCGATCGCATTCGTGAACGGCTGGCTGTTGGCCTTAGGGCTCATCAGCGTGGTGTCCTTCGAGATGATCTCAGTGGGTTGGATCTTGACAGGACTGGTGCCCGCGATCGACGGCCCGGTGTTGTACCGAATCGCGGGCGAGAAGGTGACCGTTGGCTCCGTAGCTGCTGGCTTGGCATTGCTCGGCACGATCACCGTGTTCAATGCTAGGGGTGCGAGAGCCGCCGCATCATTGCAAAGAACTACCACCTTCGCGCTCATCGCAATCGCTGCGCTTTTCATCGCCATCTGCATCGTGGTTGGGGATCGGGAAAACCTCGTTCCCCTATTCGCAGAAGATAGGAATGGCGGTCGCATCATTCCCGCTATTGCTGCTGTTTTCATTCTGACGCCCTTCTGGTATTCGGGGTTTGATGCGATTCCCCAGGCCTTTGGTGAACGCAACGTATCGGTCTCAGTGCGGACGGTGGCGTGGACTATGATCGCGTCAATCTTGGCAGCGATACTCTTCTATAGCTTGATCTTTCTGGCACCTGCCATGGTCGCGCCGCGCGAGGCTCTCACAGCCCATGATCTGCCTGCGGCTTCGGCCTTCGCCCTGGCGCTCGATCGCCCCATCGCCGGTAAGCTCATACTGATCGCCGGCCTCTGCGGCTTGATTTCCACATGGAATGCGATCCACTTCGCTGCCGCACGCGTCATCTTCGCCCTTGGGCGCGCGCGACTCATTCCAAGCAGCCTCGGCAGGGTCAGGGAGGGGTTCCATGCCCCGACGAATGCCGTTGTCTTCGTGTCCCTGGTCGGTGGCGTTGGGGGGCTTCTGGGGAAAGGCGTGATTCTCCCGGTCGTAAACACTGGTGCACTCGCCCTGTCGATTGTCTATGCGATCGTGTGCTTTGGACTTGTGAAGCTACGTATGTCCAGCGAACCATGCGCAGCGAAGTTCCGATTGCCCGGCGGGCTGATCATTCCGGTCTGCGCGGTGGTCGCTTCTTCGGGTGTGGCGGGGTACTCGCTCTACAGTGCCGGGCGTGGCGCGGCTGGTGCCTTGCCGCTGGAGTGGGTGTTTATGGTCGTATGGGCGATGCTGGGACTTGCATTCTGGCGATTCGCACGTCCCTTGCGTGAGGGTGTGTCCGAGCGAGAGCGCCGTCAGCTCATCTTGAGCGAGAGCGAAGGGAACCACTAG